A part of Lacibacter sp. H407 genomic DNA contains:
- a CDS encoding PAS domain S-box protein — protein sequence MVSIGKQFFPLRRNIVLVFLLAICVLLFFARIIYVVSVESKSTDEMVSTSYRVIEQVGNVRSGIAESEALIREFLLAKDQGMQARLNDIHLFVDRSAITAGAVAKDPIQKQLIWHLRKSLQIKIAEQKKIVEKSGSSFTREQALQLTEADKRSSNELDKKLQQILDGQQLLLQERRHENTKVERRLILIAIAGALLIIMFIAVLLWQLNRDIIRRKKAEQEIRESELKYRRLIEGAGRVTITTDLNGRFEFVAAKCKQLTGYSAAELQGKTFDVLVAENWRKPILEHFEHQYHSNSSGEKVLRFPIITKDGTERWVKLNAEVISNENRPVGFQCMVKDISDEMDAETKLKESEELIKTLLNNTKEGFFMVDRNMNLLVMNQPAKEGIEMRNGTRAEVGMNLLSLIPEDKVEAATENFNRVFNGESVEYEAKYETANGIQWLRISHSPVKENNNTVSGVAVVTSDITAIKLNEEKVQQANQKISAMLASTNEGFYMIAPDHTIVLVNEAGKQIMRLTTNLLCREGDSILKYIKPEREIIFQKIFTNVLNGRVEENELFFETVEGDLWIQNTYFPVRDEANKVIAVCISVKNVTERKLVDQAWEKLREEREEYQFRLQSILDNTPLIMFIKDLEGRYLLINRSFREAFELSDEVVIGKTDFDFEEDDAAIRYREADEQVIAEMVHVQTDETVQMADGEHNLLIVKFPLFDRDNILYGVGGIATDITERVQSREKLVEAKRKAESAEQLQEQFLANMSHEIRTPLNGIIGMTNILQHTPLSEEQDEFVQIIRQSSDNLLMLINDILDLSKIKAGKLSVEQVLFDLQKVLDQAVAPFRLKAKEKGIMLSIVSDRSVPAQLTGDPLRITQILSNLLSNAMKFTEEGSIEIRVCEEAEQQDDGKTNLNIFVTDTGIGIPGEKLEHIFDSFEQAASETSRKYGGTGLGLSITRQLCEIMGGAIAVSSELGKGTTFRVKLPFIISSDVPIVTVAHQEKTIRNEDISGKKILVAEDNEINQKVIMHVLQRVGISTTIVNNGKEAVDLLEAGEEFDLIILDLQMPLMNGFQTATYIRKKLELTIPIIAMTASALRNEKMRCFELGMNEYLTKPFVPADLYTELRRFLLAQPSAGKQTDSNKEEYQGTELYNLSHIYEMDDQEYFCEVLQLFLSTTPLLLNEIHEATLYENWEEVYRKAHKLKSSLGILQMNLMLGVISTIELQAKEQQQVERIPDGLKKATDLFELIRPMIEAELAKVKQVNN from the coding sequence ATGGTAAGCATTGGTAAACAATTTTTTCCCTTGCGCCGTAACATCGTGCTGGTGTTTTTGCTGGCTATTTGTGTACTCTTATTTTTTGCCCGGATCATTTATGTAGTAAGTGTTGAAAGCAAATCAACTGATGAAATGGTTTCAACCTCGTATCGTGTAATTGAACAGGTAGGTAATGTTCGTTCAGGTATTGCTGAGAGTGAAGCACTGATCAGGGAGTTTTTGCTTGCAAAGGATCAAGGCATGCAGGCACGGTTAAATGATATTCACCTCTTTGTTGACCGGTCGGCCATTACAGCAGGTGCCGTTGCAAAAGATCCAATACAGAAGCAGTTGATATGGCATCTGAGAAAAAGTTTGCAGATCAAGATCGCAGAACAAAAAAAGATCGTTGAGAAATCAGGTTCAAGCTTTACAAGGGAGCAGGCATTGCAACTGACGGAGGCTGATAAAAGATCAAGCAATGAGCTAGATAAAAAACTACAGCAAATTCTGGACGGACAGCAGCTTCTGTTACAGGAAAGGAGACATGAAAATACAAAAGTAGAACGCAGACTTATTCTTATCGCAATAGCAGGTGCTCTTTTGATCATCATGTTTATTGCCGTTTTATTGTGGCAATTGAATAGGGATATTATACGGAGAAAAAAAGCCGAACAGGAAATTCGTGAAAGTGAATTGAAATACAGAAGGCTGATTGAAGGTGCAGGCAGGGTTACCATTACAACCGATCTCAACGGACGGTTTGAGTTTGTAGCAGCAAAATGCAAACAACTCACCGGTTACAGCGCAGCTGAATTGCAGGGAAAAACATTTGATGTACTGGTTGCCGAAAACTGGCGCAAGCCAATCCTTGAGCATTTTGAACATCAGTATCATTCTAACTCGTCCGGTGAAAAAGTATTACGATTCCCTATTATTACGAAAGATGGAACGGAACGTTGGGTAAAACTTAATGCAGAAGTAATCTCCAATGAAAATCGCCCGGTAGGTTTTCAATGTATGGTAAAAGACATTTCGGATGAAATGGATGCAGAAACAAAATTGAAAGAGTCAGAAGAGTTGATTAAAACGCTTTTGAATAATACGAAGGAAGGTTTCTTTATGGTTGATCGAAATATGAATCTTCTTGTGATGAATCAGCCGGCAAAGGAAGGTATAGAAATGCGGAATGGAACGCGGGCAGAGGTCGGAATGAATTTGCTGTCGCTTATTCCGGAAGATAAAGTAGAAGCCGCTACTGAAAATTTTAATCGTGTGTTCAATGGAGAGTCAGTAGAGTACGAAGCAAAATATGAAACAGCAAATGGAATCCAATGGTTACGCATCAGTCATTCGCCTGTAAAGGAGAACAACAATACTGTAAGTGGTGTTGCGGTTGTAACATCGGATATCACTGCTATTAAGCTGAATGAGGAAAAGGTACAACAGGCCAATCAAAAGATCAGTGCAATGCTAGCCAGTACCAACGAAGGATTTTATATGATAGCACCCGATCATACGATTGTGCTGGTAAATGAAGCAGGGAAGCAGATCATGAGGCTTACTACAAACCTGTTGTGCAGAGAGGGCGATAGTATTCTCAAGTATATTAAACCCGAGCGTGAGATCATATTTCAAAAAATATTTACCAATGTATTAAACGGCCGGGTAGAAGAAAATGAATTGTTTTTTGAAACGGTTGAAGGTGATCTGTGGATTCAAAATACCTATTTCCCTGTGCGTGATGAAGCAAACAAAGTTATTGCTGTTTGTATATCTGTAAAAAATGTAACTGAACGGAAATTAGTTGATCAGGCATGGGAAAAACTGCGTGAAGAACGTGAAGAGTACCAGTTCAGGTTGCAGTCTATTCTGGACAATACACCGTTGATCATGTTCATTAAAGATCTGGAAGGTCGTTACTTATTGATCAACCGTTCATTTCGTGAAGCATTTGAATTGTCGGACGAAGTAGTGATTGGAAAAACAGATTTTGATTTTGAGGAAGATGATGCAGCGATCCGTTATCGTGAAGCCGATGAACAGGTAATTGCTGAAATGGTCCATGTGCAAACGGATGAAACAGTACAAATGGCAGATGGTGAACACAATTTGCTGATTGTAAAATTTCCATTGTTTGACAGAGATAATATTTTATATGGTGTAGGCGGTATTGCAACTGATATTACAGAACGTGTACAATCACGTGAAAAATTAGTTGAAGCAAAACGAAAAGCCGAATCAGCTGAGCAGTTGCAGGAACAATTCCTTGCAAATATGAGCCATGAAATACGCACGCCGTTGAATGGGATCATTGGCATGACGAATATTCTGCAGCACACACCACTGTCTGAAGAGCAGGATGAGTTTGTACAGATCATTCGTCAATCGTCTGATAATTTATTGATGTTGATCAACGATATTCTTGATCTGTCAAAGATCAAAGCCGGGAAATTGTCAGTAGAGCAAGTGTTGTTTGATCTGCAAAAAGTATTGGATCAGGCAGTGGCGCCATTCAGGTTGAAAGCAAAAGAAAAAGGAATTATGCTTTCGATCGTTTCCGATCGGTCAGTACCAGCACAATTAACCGGTGACCCTTTGCGTATTACACAAATACTTTCCAACCTGTTGAGCAATGCAATGAAGTTTACAGAAGAGGGAAGTATTGAGATCAGGGTGTGTGAAGAAGCAGAGCAACAAGACGATGGAAAAACAAATCTCAACATATTTGTTACAGATACGGGCATTGGGATACCAGGCGAAAAGCTGGAGCATATCTTTGACAGTTTTGAACAGGCCGCCAGTGAAACATCACGTAAGTATGGAGGTACAGGATTAGGCTTATCGATCACCCGGCAATTGTGTGAAATAATGGGAGGCGCAATAGCAGTGAGCAGTGAGTTAGGAAAAGGGACAACGTTTCGGGTGAAGTTGCCATTCATAATTTCATCAGATGTTCCCATCGTTACAGTAGCACATCAGGAAAAGACGATCCGTAACGAAGACATCAGTGGGAAAAAAATACTGGTTGCAGAAGATAATGAGATCAATCAGAAAGTGATCATGCATGTGTTGCAACGTGTTGGCATAAGTACCACTATCGTAAACAATGGCAAGGAAGCTGTTGATCTGCTGGAAGCGGGTGAGGAATTCGATCTTATTATTCTTGATCTGCAAATGCCATTGATGAATGGATTTCAAACCGCAACTTATATCCGGAAAAAACTGGAATTAACGATTCCCATCATTGCTATGACGGCGAGTGCTCTTCGCAATGAAAAAATGCGTTGTTTCGAATTGGGCATGAACGAATATCTTACGAAACCATTTGTTCCTGCTGATCTTTATACGGAGTTGCGCCGTTTCTTACTTGCACAGCCATCAGCCGGCAAACAAACAGACAGTAACAAAGAAGAATATCAAGGGACAGAGCTGTATAATCTTTCTCACATTTACGAAATGGATGATCAGGAATATTTCTGCGAGGTGCTGCAGTTGTTCCTTTCTACAACTCCATTGTTATTAAATGAAATTCATGAAGCAACATTGTATGAAAACTGGGAAGAAGTATATCGAAAAGCACATAAGCTGAAAAGCAGTCTTGGTATTTTACAAATGAATTTAATGCTTGGCGTTATTTCAACCATTGAATTGCAGGCAAAAGAGCAGCAACAGGTTGAGCGTATACCAGATGGGTTGAAGAAAGCAACGGACTTGTTTGAATTGATACGCCCGATGATCGAGGCTGAATTAGCAAAAGTAAAACAGGTAAATAATTGA
- a CDS encoding response regulator transcription factor has protein sequence MKILVAEDEPIMLKTIALRLRKDGHDVIVADNGREAMDQIDAHDPDMIITDIMMPYSSGLEIVGKVKAAGQRNVPVIILSAMGQENVVVEAFNLGADDYITKPFSPNELSMRVKRLAKSA, from the coding sequence ATGAAAATTCTTGTAGCTGAAGACGAACCGATCATGTTAAAGACCATTGCACTTCGTTTACGTAAGGACGGACACGATGTAATTGTTGCTGATAATGGACGTGAAGCCATGGATCAGATCGATGCGCATGATCCGGATATGATCATCACTGATATCATGATGCCTTATTCATCCGGTCTTGAAATTGTAGGAAAAGTAAAAGCGGCCGGGCAGCGAAATGTACCTGTCATTATTCTGAGTGCAATGGGGCAGGAAAATGTAGTTGTTGAAGCCTTTAATCTTGGTGCCGACGACTATATTACAAAGCCGTTTAGCCCAAACGAATTGTCGATGCGTGTAAAGCGGTTGGCAAAATCAGCCTGA
- a CDS encoding glycosyltransferase family 2 protein: MDSIIAAIKTGGKLMSWQDWIYDFFTYVILAYSVVLLLCYLFIAFYSIGETRKYIRKSSFTDYSIMAVSPHTPSISILAPAYNEAATVIENVKSLLNIHYNNMEVIVINDGSKDDSLQKLIEAYQLEITPYLFTTHIATKPVRGIYRSSNPVYRKLVVVDKQNGGKADALNVGINVASNDYVVCIDVDCILEQDAMLKLIKPFLEEKETRVIATGGVVRIANSCEVRDGKIIRVHLPEQFLPRVQTLEYIRAFLLGRMAWSRLNGLLLISGAFGAFDRDIAIKAGGYDHNTVGEDMELVVRMRRYMEERKLPYKVAYIPDPLCWTEAPSSYKILGRQRNRWTRGTIETLKLHRKMFFNPKYGVLGMLSYPYWFFFEFLAPIIEFVGFIALLVFVVLGLMDWKFFLALLGFILCFGFLYSVFAILMEVLTYNQYKKRKEIFSLMLTAFLEPFIFHPFVVWSAVKGNIDLLRKKNAWGEMTRTGFAGKKKT, from the coding sequence GTGGACAGTATTATTGCCGCAATTAAAACGGGAGGGAAGTTGATGAGTTGGCAGGATTGGATATATGATTTCTTTACGTATGTAATTCTGGCTTATTCAGTAGTGTTGCTGTTATGCTATCTCTTTATCGCCTTTTATTCAATTGGCGAAACAAGAAAGTATATCCGCAAAAGCAGCTTTACTGATTATTCGATCATGGCTGTATCGCCGCACACGCCTTCCATCAGCATTTTAGCACCTGCTTATAACGAAGCTGCAACGGTGATTGAAAATGTAAAGTCGTTACTGAACATTCACTACAACAATATGGAAGTGATTGTGATCAACGACGGAAGTAAAGATGATTCGCTGCAAAAACTGATCGAAGCCTATCAGCTCGAAATAACACCGTATTTATTCACGACACATATTGCCACAAAGCCGGTGCGTGGTATTTATCGCAGCAGTAATCCTGTGTATCGCAAATTAGTAGTGGTTGATAAACAAAATGGCGGCAAAGCAGATGCGTTGAATGTAGGTATTAATGTGGCGTCAAACGATTATGTGGTTTGCATCGATGTGGATTGTATTCTGGAGCAGGATGCAATGTTGAAATTGATAAAACCGTTTCTTGAAGAGAAAGAAACAAGGGTGATTGCAACAGGCGGAGTTGTACGCATTGCCAATTCATGCGAAGTGAGAGATGGAAAGATCATACGTGTGCATTTGCCCGAACAGTTTTTGCCTCGTGTGCAAACGCTTGAATACATCCGTGCTTTTTTATTAGGACGAATGGCCTGGAGTCGTTTAAACGGATTGCTGCTGATATCAGGTGCATTCGGTGCGTTTGATCGTGACATTGCTATTAAAGCCGGTGGCTACGATCATAACACGGTAGGAGAGGATATGGAGTTAGTAGTTCGTATGCGACGCTACATGGAAGAACGGAAGCTGCCCTATAAAGTTGCTTATATTCCCGATCCGCTTTGCTGGACAGAAGCGCCTTCTAGTTATAAAATTTTGGGCCGTCAGCGCAACCGATGGACAAGAGGCACCATTGAAACATTAAAGTTGCATCGGAAGATGTTTTTTAATCCGAAGTATGGCGTATTGGGTATGCTGAGTTATCCATATTGGTTTTTCTTTGAATTTCTGGCACCAATTATTGAGTTTGTAGGCTTTATTGCATTGCTGGTATTTGTTGTGCTGGGCTTAATGGATTGGAAATTTTTTCTGGCGCTGCTTGGCTTTATTCTTTGTTTCGGGTTTTTATATTCCGTATTTGCAATACTTATGGAAGTGCTTACCTACAATCAGTATAAGAAGCGAAAAGAAATTTTCAGTTTGATGTTAACGGCTTTTCTGGAGCCATTTATTTTTCATCCGTTTGTGGTGTGGAGTGCAGTAAAAGGAAATATCGATCTGCTTCGCAAAAAAAATGCATGGGGTGAAATGACGAGAACAGGTTTTGCGGGAAAGAAGAAAACTTAA
- a CDS encoding YaiO family outer membrane beta-barrel protein, which yields MRSRFLFSMLCLLPMCLFSQQTDTLPFKNTITVQYDYFHFDKQFTNDWHIAGIEYKHEAKNTALLGRFNYANRLAQNGWQAELEAYPKFSNKVYSYAGIGYSPDMPVFPKFRAGYSLYVNLPKAIELEGGFRYLYFDKSLLIGVAGIGFYTGNWFLQARTFLSDNNGFNFAGIASARRYFGEMNDYAWLQIGTGVSPDESRNIQFSTNQRLYSNRVTIGIRKSIQRKHLLLFHTGYSRDEYQPKTFGNQYFGSVGYARRF from the coding sequence ATGAGAAGCCGATTCCTCTTTTCAATGCTGTGTTTGTTACCGATGTGTTTGTTTTCCCAGCAAACAGATACGCTGCCGTTCAAGAACACGATCACTGTACAATACGACTATTTTCATTTTGATAAACAGTTTACCAACGATTGGCATATTGCCGGCATTGAATACAAACACGAAGCAAAAAATACTGCACTGCTGGGCCGCTTTAATTATGCAAATCGGTTAGCACAAAATGGATGGCAGGCCGAGCTGGAAGCTTATCCGAAGTTTTCAAATAAAGTCTACAGTTATGCAGGTATTGGCTACTCACCTGATATGCCGGTATTTCCTAAATTCCGTGCAGGGTATTCATTGTATGTAAATCTTCCAAAAGCAATAGAACTGGAGGGCGGTTTTCGTTATTTGTATTTTGATAAGAGTTTGTTGATTGGTGTAGCCGGTATTGGTTTTTATACAGGCAATTGGTTTTTACAGGCGAGAACTTTTTTAAGCGACAACAATGGTTTCAACTTTGCCGGTATTGCAAGTGCACGCCGATATTTTGGAGAGATGAATGATTATGCATGGCTGCAGATCGGCACCGGTGTTTCGCCCGATGAATCGAGGAATATCCAGTTTAGCACCAATCAGCGTTTATATTCCAATCGTGTAACGATCGGCATTCGGAAATCGATCCAACGGAAACATTTATTGTTATTTCATACCGGTTATTCAAGAGATGAATACCAGCCAAAAACGTTTGGCAATCAATATTTCGGATCGGTTGGTTATGCCCGACGATTTTAA